The region AGGTAGGCGGTTTTTTGCTACTAAAGAGGGTGAAAGATAAGAGTGATAAGGTAGTATATTTCTTAAAGATAGATAAAGTAAAATTCAGGAAGCCAGTTGTACCTGGGGATGTCTTGAGAAGTGAGCTTAAGTTGCTGAAATATAAAGGTGGTTTATGTGTGATGGCGGCTAAAGCCTATGTGGGTGATACACTTGTAGCAGAGGGTGAATTTACAGCTAAGGTAGTGGAGAAATGACAAATAGCATTGATTCTGTAATCAGAGAATATCTCAAGAAGCGGAAAGAAGTAATTTTTGCTTACTTGTTTGGGTCATATGCTAAAGGCACCGTAAATAAGCTATCGGATATAGATATTGCCATTTTTGTAAACCCTAAACTTTGCAAAGAAATAAATTTTGGGTATAGAGCAAACTTGCTTGCAGAGCTGATGACTTTGTTGCACACCAATAATTGTGACCTTGTAATTCTAAACTACGCCTCCCCTTTACTCTTGCATCAAGTAATAAGATATGGGAAGCGCATTTTCTCAAGGGATGAGAAAAAGAGAGTTGAGTTTGAAGTAAACTCTTTTAAGAAATATGTGGATACTAAAAAACTCCGTGATATACAAATGAAATATGTTTATGAAAGAATAGGTGTATGATTGACAAACCGTTAATAGAGAAGCATTTAAAAGAAATTGAAAAAAATGTATCTATTTTAAAGAGGTTTAGAAGGTATAAAAAGAAGAAATTATTGAGGATGAAGAACTGCTCTGGAAAATAAATTATGGACTTGTTATTACCATTCAGCATGTTTTAGATATAGGCAACCATATACTTGCAGCAGAAGGGAAAAATGAATTTGATGATTACATCACCCTTATAGATGTTCTTGGTAAATACGAGATAATACCTAAGGCTTTTGCTAAAAAGATACGAGGAATAGCTGGGTTTAGGAATATTTTAGTACACGAGTATCTTGAAGCAGATGTTAATGAAGTATACAAATGTTTGCAGAGCGGATTAGATGATTTTTTAGATTTTGTAAAGTATGTTAAACACTATCTGAAATAGGGGGAGAAATGGCAGGTTTATGGAGTCTTATATAGGTTGGGTGTATACTTATCGCACGGCAAAAAAGGAGGA is a window of bacterium DNA encoding:
- the fabZ gene encoding 3-hydroxyacyl-ACP dehydratase FabZ, whose product is MEFDIKKILEIMPHRYPMLLVDRIVKLEDDEVIGEKCVSINEPFFQGHFPGHPIMPGVLIIEAMGQVGGFLLLKRVKDKSDKVVYFLKIDKVKFRKPVVPGDVLRSELKLLKYKGGLCVMAAKAYVGDTLVAEGEFTAKVVEK
- a CDS encoding nucleotidyltransferase domain-containing protein, giving the protein MTNSIDSVIREYLKKRKEVIFAYLFGSYAKGTVNKLSDIDIAIFVNPKLCKEINFGYRANLLAELMTLLHTNNCDLVILNYASPLLLHQVIRYGKRIFSRDEKKRVEFEVNSFKKYVDTKKLRDIQMKYVYERIGV